One Miscanthus floridulus cultivar M001 chromosome 11, ASM1932011v1, whole genome shotgun sequence DNA window includes the following coding sequences:
- the LOC136494357 gene encoding putative B3 domain-containing protein Os04g0676650 → MANAKGSSAGAAGAGHADLGRAISHEQHQAFMMASVHRAAPGAANVHQQHFHQYPAGLIPAPVAMPVHVPVSQTPYSAQIAVPPPQPLIPPPDHRLHSLPPTGCYQDYSPYGNTASLQHTAARGFADWGAHSNALVSLAHATSFANGSNNINSNGLLHQNLSPYTTHTWTTTYVQRPYNTAYAPATMNMNMLQTPSFHSNNHEKESGAVFSNSFNMGPSVTPTSPFQLMSPSSTNYTSTQIFEETNNLEDSSRVFGGGDNESNNSEEPDPTPAVEMEDLIQGNGHINVTNKIVNCQDYRMVLRKDLTNSDVGNIGRIVLPKKDAEPNLPILEDKDGLILEMDDFELPAVWKFKYRYWPNNKSRMYILETTGEFVKRHGLQAKDILIIYRNKKSGRYVARAVKAEHIPAPGCECIKAGNPREECGFSVSPSIKKVIT, encoded by the exons ATGGCCAACGCGAAGGGCTCGtccgccggcgccgccggcgcAGGCCACGCCGACCTCGGCAGGGCCATTTCTCACGAGCAGCACCAGGCGTTCATGATGGCTTCCGTGCACCGGGCCGCCCCGGGGGCCGCGAACGTGCACCAGCAGCACTTCCACCAGTACCCCGCCGGCCTGATCCCAGCGCCGGTGGCAATGCCGGTTCACGTACCGGTGTCACAAACCCCGTACTCCGCCCAGATCGcggtgccgccgccgcagccgctcaTCCCACCACCAGACCACCGCCTGCACTCCCTGCCGCCTACCG GATGCTACCAGGATTATTCTCCATATGGCAACACTGCATCTTTGCAGCACACAGCAGCAAGGGGTTTTGCAGACTGGGGAGCGCACAGCAATGCACTCGTGTCCTTGGCTCATGCCACTAGTTTTGCCAACGGGAGCAACAATATCAACAGCAATGGATTATTACATCAAAATTTATCCCCGTACACCACCCATACATGGACTACTACTTACGTGCAGAGGCCTTACAACACTGCTTATGCTCCTGCAACAATGAATATGAATATGCTCCAAACTCCTTCCTTTCACAGCAACAACCATGAAAAAGAGTCAG GTGCAGTTTTTTCAAATAGCTTTAACATGGGCCCATCAGTGACACCTACATCCCCTTTTCAACTTATGTCTCCAAGCTCAACCAACTACACTTCCACTCAAATCTTCGAGGAAACCAACAACTTAGAG GACTCTTCAAGAGTCTTTGGAGGTGGGGATAACGAAAGCAACAACAGTGAGGAACCAGACCCCACTCCGGCTGTGGAGATGGAAGACCTAATCCAGGGCAATGGCCATATTAATGTTACAAATAAAATA GTCAACTGTCAAGATTACCGTATGGTCTTGCGCAAGGACTTGACAAACAGTGACGTTGGAAACATTGGAAGAATTGTGCTGCCAAAG AAAGATGCAGAGCCTAATCTTCCAATCTTGGAAGATAAGGATGGCCTGATACTGGAAATGGACGACTTTGAGCTCCCAGCTGTATGGAAGTTTAAGTACAG GTACTGGCCTAATAATAAGAGTAGGATGTATATCTTGGAAACTACTG GTGAATTTGTTAAGAGGCATGGACTTCAAGCTAAGGACATCCTCATCATTTACAGGAACAAGAAATCTGGCAGATAT GTTGCCCGCGCGGTGAAGGCTGAGCACATACCAGCGCCAGGATGCGAGTGCATCAAGGCAGGCAACCCCAGAGAAGAGTGTGGCTTCTCCGTCAGTCCTTCGATCAAGAAGGTTATCACGTAG
- the LOC136492841 gene encoding transcription factor SRM1-like, with product MAVEEASSSGCGGGGEEGCGAWTHEQEKAFENAVATTMGGEEDGDARWEKLAEAVEGKTPEEVRRHYELLVEDVDGIESGRVPLPTYAADGAAEEGGGGGGGKKGGGGGGTHGDKGSAKSAEQERRKGIAWTEDEHRLFLLGLEKYGKGDWRSISRNFVISRTPTQVASHAQKYFIRLNSMNRERRRSSIHDITSVNNGDASTAQGPITGQTNGQAANPGKPSKQSPQPVNTPPGVDAYGTTIGQPVGGPLVSAVGTPVTLPVSAPPHLAYSMHAPVPGAVVPGAPVNIALMPYPMPPPSSHG from the exons ATGGCCGTGGAggaggcgagcagcagcggctgcggcggcggtggggaggAGGGGTGCGGGGCGTGGACCCACGAGCAGGAGAAGGCGTTCGAGAACGCGGTGGCGACGACGATGGGCGGGGAGGAGGACGGGGACGCGAGGTGGGAGAAGCTAGCGGAGGCCGTCGAGGGGAAGACGCCGGAGGAGGTCAGGCGGCACTACGAGCTGCTGGTGGAGGACGTCGACGGCATCGAGTCGGGCCGCGTGCCGCTTCCGACGTACGCGGCTGACGGCGCCGCCGAGGaagggggtggcggcggcggcgggaagaAGGGAGGTGGGGGAGGAGGGACCCACGGGGACAAGGGGTCGGCGAAGTCGGCCGAGCAGGAGCGCAGGAAGGGCATCGCCTGGACAGAGGACGAGCACAG ATTGTTTCTCCTTGGACTTGAAAAGTATGGAAAAGGTGACTGGCGGAGCATCTCACGGAACTTTGTGATCTCAAGGACACCAACTCAAGTAGCTAGTCATGCACAGAAGTACTTTATCCGTCTGAACTCAATGAACAGAGAGAGGCGGCGTTCAAGTATACATGACATCACCAGTGTGAACAATGGAGATGCATCAACTGCACAGGGTCCAATCACAGGTCAAACAAATGGTCAGGCTGCAAATCCTGGGAAACCATCTAAGCAATCCCCACAGCCAGTGAATACACCGCCAGGCGTTGATGCTTATGGCACAACAATTGGACAGCCAGTTGGTGGCCCCCTTGTCTCAGCTGTTGGAACTCCCGTTACACTACCTGTTTCTGCTCCACCTCATCTGGCCTATAGCATGCATGCCCCGGTACCGGGAGCCGTAGTGCCTGGTGCTCCCGTAAACATTGCTCTGATGCCCTATCCAATGCCACCCCCATCATCTCATGGGTGA
- the LOC136492840 gene encoding uncharacterized protein isoform X1, whose translation MLPSHLNGHSALGRRRPRLSAAAAASGDSAAAGVGAAAPLEEHDRIYFQSYSHLGIHEAMIKDRVRTDAYHTAIMRHQKFIEGKVVLDVGCGTGILSVFCARAGAKRVYAIEASEIAVQAREIVKANNLTDQVVVIHGRVEDVDLEEKVDVIISEWMGYMLLYESMLPSILFARDKWLKPGGLILPSHATLFMAPITNPERYEGSVDFWRDVYGINMSALVPLAKKFTSEEPSIETIGGENVISWPAVFKHIDCYNFTAEEFKSITTKYKVSSMMLAPIHGFGFWFEVEFNGPAESSHNFPSNLDPLEIIQKKRRRSSEDTVLSTAPEDEPTHWQQTILYFPDPIEVKQDQIIEGSVTVSQSEENPRFLNIHLECTCVPVGINKLKIERTKWWKLKGETSEVFRERVIKEGSWKEEDDINNMWDKMATNIRKVASEVCGVTKGRGREAKDTWWWNEKVQRAIKEKKECYRRLYHDRSVDNIEKYKVAKNTAKRAVSVAKGRAYEGLYQHLSTKEGEKDIYRMARVRERKTRDFNQVKCIKDEREHLLVKEDEIRHRWQEYFDKLFNGENMDTTFQLDDSFDDTNRRFVRRIQESEVREALKMMKEGKAMGPDGIPIEVWRWLGDIAIVWLTKLFNHIFRSNKMPDEWRSILVPIYKNKGDIQSCTNYRGIKLMSHTMKLWERVIEHRLRAITRVSMNQFGFMPGRSTMEAIFLVRQVMERYREKKKDLHMVFIDLEKAYDKIPRNVMWWALDKHKVPTKYVGLIKDMYNNVVTRV comes from the exons ATGCTGCCGTCGCACCTCAACGGCCACTCCGCCCTAGGGCGGCGCCGCCCGcgcctctccgccgccgccgccgcctcaggaGATTCCGCGGCAGCGGGGGTAGGGGCGGCGGCTCCGCTGGAGGAGCACGACCGCATCTACTTCCAGTCTTACTCCCATCTCGGCATCCACGAGGCTATGATCAAG GACCGCGTCAGGACTGATGCTTACCACACAGCGATCATGCGCCACCAGAAATTTATCGAGGGGAAG GTCGTGCTGGATGTCGGGTGTGGGACTGGAATACTCTCTGTGTTCTGTGCTCGTGCTGGTGCAAAGCGA GTGTATGCTATTGAAGCTAGTGAAATTGCTGTTCAG GCTCGTGAAATTGTAAAAGCAAACAACCTAACTGATCAGGTTGTGGTCATCCATGGACGTGTTGAG GATGTCGACCTTGAGGAGAAGGTTGATGTGATAATATCAGAATGGATGGGCTATATGCTTCTCTATGAG AGTATGCTGCCAAGCATCCTATTTGCAAGAGATAAATGGCTTAAGCCTGGGGGTCTTATTCTTCCTTCTCATGCTACG ctcttcatggctcccataACAAATCCCGAGAGATACGAAGGCAGTGTTGATTTCTGGCGTGATGTCTATGGCATAAACA TGTCTGCTCTTGTGCCACTTGCCAAAAAGTTTACATCTGAGGAACCTTCCATTGAAACAATTGGCGGAGAGAATGTTATAAGTTGGCCAGCTGTG TTCAAGCACATCGATTGCTATAATTTTACAGCTGAGGAATTCAAATCTATCACCACGAAATACAAAGTTTCGTCAATGATGTTAG CTCCTATTCATGGCTTTGGTTTCTGGTTTGAGGTGGAGTTCAATGGGCCTGCAGAGTCCTCTCATAATTTTCCTTCCAATTTGGATCCACTTGAGATTATTCAGAAGAAAAGGAGACGATCATCAGAAGATACAGTTTTGTCCACAGCCCCAGAGGATGAGCCAACCCATTGGCAACAG ACTATTTTGTATTTCCCAGATCCTATAGAGGTGAAGCAGGATCAAATTATAGAAGGTTCTGTAACAGTATCCCAGAGCGAGGAGAACCCACGTTTTCTGAATATTCATCTAGAGTGCAC gtgcgtgcccgtagggataaacaagcttaagattgaaagaacaaagtggtggaaactgaaaggggagacgtcagaggtatttagggaaagagttatcaaagagggctcttggaaggaagaagacgacataaacaacatgtgggacaagatggcaaccaacattcggaaggtagcctcagaggtgtgtggagtaaccaaaggaaggggacgcgaggctaaagatacttggtggtggaacgagaaagtccaaagggctattaaggagaagaaagaatgttatagacgcttgtaccatgacaggagtgtggacaacatagagaagtacaaggtggcaaagaatactgcaaagcgagctgtaagtgtggcaaagggtagagcgtacgagggtctttaccaacatttgagtacgaaggaaggagagaaggacatttataggatggctagggttcgtgagagaaagacacgggacttcaaccaagttaagtgcattaaggatgaaagggagcatctcttggtgaaggaggatgagatccgacatcgatggcaagagtattttgacaaattgttcaatggtgagaatatggacacaacctttcagttggatgactcttttgatgacaccaataggcgctttgtgcgaagaatccaagaatctgaggttagagaggcgttgaaaatgatgaaagaaggtaaggcgatgggaccggatggtatcccaatcgaggtgtggagatggctcggggacatagctatagtatggctaaccaagctgttcaaccatatttttcgatcgaacaagatgcctgatgagtggagaagtatattggtaccgatctacaagaataaaggggatattcaaagttgtacgaattaccggggaattaagttgatgagccatactatgaagctatgggagagagttatcgagcatcgcttgagagcaataacacgggtctctatgaaccaatttggtttcatgcccggaaggtcaaccatggaagccattttcttagtaagacaagttatggagcggtatagggagaagaagaaggatctacacatggtttttattgacttggagaaggcttatgataaaataccaaggaatgttatgtggtgggctttggataaacataaagtcccaacgaagtacgtcgggctcattaaggacatgtacaacaatgttgtgactagagtttga
- the LOC136492840 gene encoding probable protein arginine N-methyltransferase 6.1 isoform X2: MLPSHLNGHSALGRRRPRLSAAAAASGDSAAAGVGAAAPLEEHDRIYFQSYSHLGIHEAMIKDRVRTDAYHTAIMRHQKFIEGKVVLDVGCGTGILSVFCARAGAKRVYAIEASEIAVQAREIVKANNLTDQVVVIHGRVEDVDLEEKVDVIISEWMGYMLLYESMLPSILFARDKWLKPGGLILPSHATLFMAPITNPERYEGSVDFWRDVYGINMSALVPLAKKFTSEEPSIETIGGENVISWPAVFKHIDCYNFTAEEFKSITTKYKVSSMMLAPIHGFGFWFEVEFNGPAESSHNFPSNLDPLEIIQKKRRRSSEDTVLSTAPEDEPTHWQQTILYFPDPIEVKQDQIIEGSVTVSQSEENPRFLNIHLECTTGGQTLVKDCAMR; encoded by the exons ATGCTGCCGTCGCACCTCAACGGCCACTCCGCCCTAGGGCGGCGCCGCCCGcgcctctccgccgccgccgccgcctcaggaGATTCCGCGGCAGCGGGGGTAGGGGCGGCGGCTCCGCTGGAGGAGCACGACCGCATCTACTTCCAGTCTTACTCCCATCTCGGCATCCACGAGGCTATGATCAAG GACCGCGTCAGGACTGATGCTTACCACACAGCGATCATGCGCCACCAGAAATTTATCGAGGGGAAG GTCGTGCTGGATGTCGGGTGTGGGACTGGAATACTCTCTGTGTTCTGTGCTCGTGCTGGTGCAAAGCGA GTGTATGCTATTGAAGCTAGTGAAATTGCTGTTCAG GCTCGTGAAATTGTAAAAGCAAACAACCTAACTGATCAGGTTGTGGTCATCCATGGACGTGTTGAG GATGTCGACCTTGAGGAGAAGGTTGATGTGATAATATCAGAATGGATGGGCTATATGCTTCTCTATGAG AGTATGCTGCCAAGCATCCTATTTGCAAGAGATAAATGGCTTAAGCCTGGGGGTCTTATTCTTCCTTCTCATGCTACG ctcttcatggctcccataACAAATCCCGAGAGATACGAAGGCAGTGTTGATTTCTGGCGTGATGTCTATGGCATAAACA TGTCTGCTCTTGTGCCACTTGCCAAAAAGTTTACATCTGAGGAACCTTCCATTGAAACAATTGGCGGAGAGAATGTTATAAGTTGGCCAGCTGTG TTCAAGCACATCGATTGCTATAATTTTACAGCTGAGGAATTCAAATCTATCACCACGAAATACAAAGTTTCGTCAATGATGTTAG CTCCTATTCATGGCTTTGGTTTCTGGTTTGAGGTGGAGTTCAATGGGCCTGCAGAGTCCTCTCATAATTTTCCTTCCAATTTGGATCCACTTGAGATTATTCAGAAGAAAAGGAGACGATCATCAGAAGATACAGTTTTGTCCACAGCCCCAGAGGATGAGCCAACCCATTGGCAACAG ACTATTTTGTATTTCCCAGATCCTATAGAGGTGAAGCAGGATCAAATTATAGAAGGTTCTGTAACAGTATCCCAGAGCGAGGAGAACCCACGTTTTCTGAATATTCATCTAGAGTGCAC CACAGGAGGACAGACATTGGTGAAGGACTGCGCCATGCGATGA